From the Suncus etruscus isolate mSunEtr1 chromosome 19, mSunEtr1.pri.cur, whole genome shotgun sequence genome, one window contains:
- the ZNF687 gene encoding zinc finger protein 687 — protein MGDMKTPDFDDLLAAFDIPDIDANEAIHSGPEEGEGPGGSGKLEPNVAGDSAAAAEAAGAGDGPGVAGPATATATATEQDLPPPDISAVSVIVKNTVCPEQVEAPPASSGGDGTRGGPVTKEEPVPSHLMQNGFGGPEPPLPGTLHSPAPSKARETWKETSLETKPPLELFAPFGPEPKGPDPLPCATPSSPPREGAAASPAPFPIPFELPPGALKQERCSPLPLQGAESEAGGLPACASPAPLAGGTLIKQSPGHRSPPASPEVPGCRPLKEEEEEGPVDKSPPGSPSSGAEAADEDSNDSAASPGSSRPLKVRIKTIKTSCGNITRTVTRVPSDPGPPAPVVDASPLKLPAAAAPAPDGPKVVSVQLGDGTRLKGTVLPVATLQNASSAMLMAASVARKAVVLPGAAAAAASPKSVAKSVLGLVPQALPKAEARAGPGAGGQKLNGASVVMVQPAKPAPGPGAGGGTVISRTQSSLVEAFNKILNTKNLLPAYRPNLSPPAEAGLALPPAGYRCLECGDAFSLEKSLARHYDRRSMRIEVTCNHCARRLVFFNKCSLLLHAREHKDKGLVMQCSHLVMRPVALDQMVGQPDITPLLAVPPALGPPALPAASRGEGAVTSSSSSAAAAAAAEAPVLPLSAEPPAAPAASTYTCFRCLECQEQCRDKSGMAAHFQQLGAPSLGAASTVCPTCPMMLPSRCSFSAHQRMHKNRPPHVCPECGGNFLQTNFQTHLREACLHFSRRVGYRCPSCAVVFGGVNSIKSHIQTSHCEVFHKCPICPMAFKSAPSAHAHLYTQHPSFHTQQAKMIFKCAMCDTVFTHKPLLSSHFDQHLLPQRVSVFKCPSCPLLFAQKRTMLDHLKNTHQSGRPGEETPGKGAGGALLTPKTEPEEPSESRGAAVAPTETSSEEEEEEEEEGPSSPEPPRPSKRPRPPRRELGHKGLKGGGGGPGGWTCGLCHSWFPERDEYVTHMKKEHGKSVKKFPCRLCERSFCSAPSLRRHVRVNHEGIKRVYPCRYCTEGKRTFSSRLILEKHVQVRHGLPLGAQSPGRGIALTQGPGARAQGQARKRRPSSDSCSEEPDSTTPPAKSPRTGPGPLRFRNCGLAESSLLMGLRVEGGAQQCLDCGLCFASPGSLSRHRFISHKKRRGAGSAGVLGLGDGEEEGRPPSRSDPDGGDSPLATSGGPLTCKVCGKSCDSPLNLKTHFRTHGMAFIRARQGGSGDS, from the exons ATGGGGGACATGAAGACCCCGGACTTCGACGACCTCCTCGCCGCCTTCGACATCCCCGACATCGACGCCAACGAGGCCATCCACTCGGGGCCCGAAGAAGGCGAAGGGCCCGGAGGCTCAGGGAAGCTGGAACCAAACGTCGCGGGTGACTCTGCAGCTGCGGCAGAAGCGGCGGGCGCCGGAGACGGCCCCGGGGTCGCAGGCcccgccaccgccaccgccaccgccaccgAGCAGGATCTGCCGCCGCCCGACATCTCGGCAGTCAGCGTCATCGTCAAGAACACGGTGTGTCCCGAGCAGGTGGAGGCGCCGCCCGCCAGCTCAGGTGGGGACGGGACCCGGGGCGGGCCGGTGACGAAGGAAGAGCCCGTTCCGTCACATCTGATGCAGAACGGCTTTGGGGGCCCCGAGCCGCCCCTCCCCGGCACTCTGcactctccggccccttccaaGGCCAGGGAGACCTGGAAGGAAACCAGCCTGGAGACCAAACCTCCCTTGGAACTCTTCGCGCCTTTCGGGCCGGAGCCCAAAGGCCCCGACCCCTTGCCGTGCGCCACACCGTCGTCCCCTCCTCGGGAAGGGGCCGCCGCCAGCCCCGCGCCCTTTCCCATCCCCTTTGAACTGCCACCCGGGGCCTTGAAGCAGGAGCGCTGCAGCCCGCTGCCCTTGCAGGGCGCCGAGTCAGAGGCCGGCGGCCTGCCTGCCTGCGCCTCACCCGCTCCCCTGGCCGGGGGGACCCTCATCAAGCAGTCGCCGGGCCACCGGAGCCCCCCCGCCTCGCCCGAAGTGCCCGGCTGTCGGCccctgaaggaggaggaggaagaggggccgGTGGACAAGTCCCCCCCGGGCAGCCCCTCCAGCGGAGCCGAGGCCGCCGACGAGGACAGCAACGACTCCGCGGCCTCGCCGGGCTCCTCGCGGCCGCTCAAGGTGCGCATCAAGACCATCAAGACGTCCTGCGGGAACATCACCCGGACGGTGACCCGGGTGCCCTCGGATCCGGGCCCCCCGGCCCCCGTCGTCGACGCCAGCCCCCTGAAGCTGCCTGCCGCCGCCGCCCCGGCCCCCGACGGCCCGAAGGTGGTGAGCGTGCAGCTGGGGGACGGCACGCGGCTGAAGGGCACGGTGCTCCCCGTGGCCACCCTCCAGAACGCCAGCTCCGCCATGCTCATGGCCGCCAGCGTGGCCCGCAAGGCCGTGGTCCTGCCgggggccgccgccgccgccgccagccCCAAGTCCGTGGCGAAGAGCGTGCTGGGCCTGGTGCCCCAAGCCCTGCCCAAGGCCGAggcgcgggccgggccgggcgccgGCGGGCAGAAGCTGAACGGGGCCTCGGTGGTGATGGTGCAGCCGGCCAAGCCGGCGCCGGGGCCCGGGGCCGGCGGGGGCACGGTCATCTCGCGGACGCAGTCCAGCCTGGTGGAGGCCTTCAACAAGATCCTCAACACCAAGAACCTGCTGCCCGCCTACCGGCCCAACCTGAGCCCCCCCGCGGAGGCCGGGCTGGCGCTGCCCCCCGCGGGCTACCGGTGCCTGGAGTGCGGCGACGCCTTCTCCCTGGAGAAGAGCCTGGCGCGCCACTACGACCGCCGCAGCATGCGCATCGAGGTCACCTGCAACCACTGCGCCCGCCGCCTGGTCTTCTTCAACAAGTGCAGCCTGCTGCTGCACGCCCGCGAGCACAAGGACAAGGGGCTCGTCATGCAGTGCTCGCACCTGGTCATGCGGCCCGTGGCGCTCGACCAGATGGTGGGCCAGCCGGACATCACGCCTCTGCTGGCCGTCCCGCCCGCCCTCGGCCCGCCGGCCCTGCCCGCCGCGAGCAGGGGCGAGGGGGCCGTCACCTCCTCGTCGtcctcggcggcggcggcggcggcggccgaggCCCCGGTGCTCCCGCTTTCCGCCGAGCCGCCCGCCGCGCCCGCCGCCTCCACGTACACTTGCTTCCGCTGCCTGGAGTGCCAGGAGCAGTGCCGGGACAAGTCCGGCATGGCCGCACACTTCCAGCAGCTCGGGGCCCCTTCGCTGGGGGCTGCCAGCACG GTGTGTCCGACCTGCCCCATGATGCTCCCCAGCCGCTGCAGCTTCAGCGCCCACCAGCGCATGCATAAGAACCGGCCGCCCCACGTCTGCCCCGAATGTGGGGGCAACTTCTTGCAGACCAACTTCCAGACGCACCTCCGCGAAGCCTGCCTGCACTTCTCCCGCCGCGTGGGTTACAG GTGCCCGAGCTGCGCGGTGGTGTTCGGCGGCGTGAACTCCATCAAGTCCCACATCCAGACGTCCCACTGCGAGGTGTTCCACAAGTGTCCCATCTGCCCCATGGCCTTCAAGTCTGCCCCCAGCGCCCACGCCCACCTCTACACCCAGCACCCCAGCTTCCACACGCAGCAGGCCAA GATGATCTTCAAATGCGCCATGTGTGACACGGTCTTCACGCACAAGCCCCTCCTGTCCTCCCACTTCGACCAGCACCTGCTGCCCCAGCGCGTCAGCGTCTTCAAGTGCCCGTCCTGCCCGCTGCTCTTCGCCCAGAAAAGGACCATGTTGGATCACCTCAAA AACACCCATCAGTCAGGGCGCCCCGGGGAGGAGACCCCCGGGAAGGGGGCCGGGGGCGCCCTGCTGACCCCCAAGACGGAGCCCGAGGAGCCGTCCGAGTCTCGGGGAGCAGCCGTGGCCCCCACCGAGACCTCTtcggaagaggaggaggaggaggaggaggagggcccCAGCTCCCCGGAGCCTCCTCGCCCCAGCAAGCGGCCCCGGCCCCCCCGCAGGGAGCTGGGCCACAAAGGCCTCAAGGGGGGCGGCGGGGGCCCCGGAGGCTGGACCTGCGGCCTCTGCCACTCCTGGTTCCCCGAACGCGACGAGTACGTGACGCACATGAAGAAGGAGCACGGCAAG TCGGTGAAGAAGTTCCCGTGTCGCCTGTGCGAGCGCTCCTTCTGCTCAGCCCCCAGTCTGCGGCGCCACGTCAGGGTCAACCACGAGGGCATCAAGCGTGTGTATCCCTGCAG GTACTGCACAGAGGGGAAGCGCACCTTCAGCAGCCGCCTGATCCTGGAGAAGCACGTCCAGGTCCGGCACGGCCTGCCGCTCGGGGCCCAGTCTCCCGGCCGGGGCATCGCCCTGACCCAGGGCCCCGGTGCCAGAGCCCAG GGGCAGGCCCGGAAGCGGCGTCCGTCCTCCGACTCCTGCAGCGAGGAGCCCGACAGCACCACCCCGCCGGCCAAGTCCCCCAGGACCGGCCCGGGCCCCCTGCGCTTCCGGAATTGCGGCCTGGCCGAGTCGAGCCTCCTGATGGGCCTGCGGGTGGAAGGGGGTGCCCAGCAGTGCCTTGACTGCGGCCTGTGCTTCGCCTCTCCGGGCTCCCTGAGCCGCCACCGCTTCATCAGCCACAAGAAGAGGCGGGGCGCGGGCAGCGCCGGCGTGCTGGGCCTCGGGGACGGGGAGGAAGAGGGTCGCCCTCCCTCGAGGTCCGACCCGGACGGGGGGGACTCGCCGCTGGCCACGTCCGGGGGCCCCCTGACCTGCAAGGTCTGCGGCAAGAGCTGCGACAGCCCCCTCAACCTCAAGACCCACTTCCGTACGCATGGCATGGCGTTCATCAGGGCTCGCCAAGGGGGCAGCGGGGACAGctag